GTTATACCAGCTATTAGGATTGGCTTAAGTAGTAATAATACTTTCGGTGAGATATTTGACTACTTATATGCTCGAGATAGCAAATTTTGATCTCATTGTAAAATAtactatgaaaaaaaaaagtatatctAATGAATGTTAGCGGTTAActtcacttaaaaaaaaaaacttttaaagcTCCACCATTAAAAAATTGATGTACAAACAAGTATTTTAGTGTGTCAATCAACTTGACAAGGAATAAGAATATCGTGTCACACCAGCTTTACAAAGTGATCGTGCTTGTTAGATGTAATAATTTAACTGATCTGCGTTGCTTCAGTTGTATTACGATTGAATTTAAAGTTACTCAGGCAGAATCGATAGAATAACCGAAGAGGagtcaattaaagtttttctgttttgttttgttcCGTCTCTAAATCTATTACATGCTTGTGTAATGTTACACTGTATACCATGCAAGTTAGAAACACATAAAGACTAGTACAGAATTTGGAACACTGCTACTTGCTAGTTTACTTCTGTTATGCTTTCTAACGGTGGTTTCCACGCGTTATCACAAAAATCTCGATtaccttcttcttcatcatcatcatcatcggttGCTCCCTGATTTTCACGGTGAACCATAGATAACATCTTATCAACCGAAACCACTCCCTTTTGCATCATATCCCTCAGTTGTTGCTTGCTAATAACTACCTTAATTGTAACTACTTTACTTTCTTGAACATCTTGCACTTCTGGTTCTGCAAACCTCACCTTCTTGCTAGATTTTGGTGTCGAGTGTTGCTGCGGCGGTGGCGGCGGTGGAGGAACTAGGTGGTACAAGCTTCCGCCGAGCAGTTTGGTGTTTGGCTGAAGATGGCGGAGGAGTGAATCAGATACTGCATGGCCGGAGAAATCTACCAGAACTTGCTCAACTTTGATTGGTGCTTTGTATTCAAGTACTTTCCCATCTGTTTTCATGATCTTCACTACGTTTTCTTGAACCACCAAGCAATTCCCCAtgcctttctttctttccaatTTGATTTTGGTTTTGGTGGTTTATGATAAGGTATGGTATGGTTGAGTATATATGGCACTTCTGTGAATGTAAGATTAAGAGCTCTGAAGAGTGCAGTATTTAAAGCAAGTGGTTCTGAGAAATACCCTCGTAGGGGTGGAATATTACAAGAGTGCCCTTTGGGATGcgaataattttaaatgattactatatttatttaaatatttaaattttattataaaaaataaattagacaaaTATTAAATACTAACTCACATACATCATAGaattgattatattttttttcaagaataatgttgtgttggaaattaatttttagttagttaatagaatttgattttgatgtattgataatataaaatattttacacaacTATACAGCCACAATCATTCTCTTAAATGACTATTTATAtacttaatataaaaaataattacttttattaatgtggaattatatgtataaataaaagtATAGGATATCAACATATTATCTGCCAACTTATTGCCAacgataattaattattatattttaaacacatatataaagatacttctattaaacacaaccataaaaaagacatttttattaaacacaTCCACAACACACTTCTATTAAACCCagttataaataagagttgacaGAAATTGACAGATATGCTGTTGATAATGTAGCGGGATTGTATATATAATGAGATGCATGTATAAAACGGTTTTACACCGataatatatcaaatttaaattttagctaatattagttaattttaattttaaaatttttaatttgtaaaaaaattaaaatttaaaatttataaattaaaatttaaggtaaatattttatgattaaatataaaatttgagacaaataaaatcatttttaaaaaattgactaatattgattataaaattgggtcaaaaagtGGTAAAATTGTGACCTAATTATTTTGTGATACATTAGTCATTCTTCATCAAAAACGActttattttcataaatttGACGGTTCatgctcttcatctaaaaaatattgttttgaaTGACAACAATATGAAAACTTCACAAAGTGAATGATTAATCGGTActatatcattttaattttgtttagttaAAAATCCTGTGATtgtttgaaagattttttataagatataaatatttattcaactATGATTCTGATTTAAGTTTTGCGTGGGTCAACAGGGTGAGTTCAAGTCAATGACACAATAGACGGGGGGTCAGGAGTCAGGACCCACTACACTATCACAACGGAACGgaaaaatatattctttttgCAACACGCAAATATAATACTCTTTATGTAATACTGATATAATTAAGTTAGAGTGTGTGTTATCTCTAACTTCTTTTGGCTTACGATGCTTCTTATTTGGTCATTTATACGTTAATTAACAAACGTTcaaaatcaagaattaattacgATATTATTTATCATGAGTGAtgttacatatataaaaaattttataatcaagtcaaattaaattaataccaatttaataatatatatatcgctactttttttattttgtaccttttGCTTTTTGCagtatacaaaatttttttaaagagcataaaaattttattgatataacacataaaattttaaaatatatcacaaaaaattttacacatagcataaatttattaatttagcacataaatttttgctgtgaaaatattttgttagttggGAAAGTTAATATTTTAAGTATGCAGTCCTCCAAAAATTTGTGTTgcacattaaaaattttttgctcTACAGAAAAATTTTTGTGCTATAAACCAAAATTTGTGTTGTGCATATTTTATTAGTACAatatacaaatttttgtatataatatataaatttttgttgCAAATGTATTGTTAGTTGGATGAGTCAATATTTTGAGTATCTAATACTTCAAAAATTTATGTGCTGCACATCAAAATTTTTGTGCTATACACCAAGATTTTTATGttgtacactaaaatttatGTGCTATGTGtccaagaagaagatgaagatgacgAGGATGACAACGATGATAATAAAAGAGGATGAGGAagggagaaaaaagagaaaaaattaaacaacaacaataacaacatcatcatcattaggGGTGGAAATAGGTCAGGCTAGGCCAGGCTTTGCTCTTAACAGGCCTGGCTTGTCATACAGTTGATTGGCCTGAGCTTGGCCTGCAGCCTGTTATAGGTTTTTTATAAAGTACTAGGTCTGACCTGTTATTCAACCTGGCCTGGCCTGAAGCCTGTTAAAAggcttgataattttttttacaaaaataaaaatattatttaaaaaaattattttttaataaaaatagttatatgtaatatgtcatatatttaatatttataaaaaattttaaacttttaacatatttaaaatatataaaaatatttataataaaatataataaatttaaaatatctcataattttattaataataaataattatttatatatttaattatattttaacatgtcCAGATAGGCCTGATAGGCCTATAAGGCTAATTAGTTAGTCTGGACCTggcctattaatgtattaaggcTTTTAAAAGAACTTGAGTCTgtacctattttataacaggACAGGCCAGACTAGGTCAAATACAGGCCAGACTGCAGACCCCTGGCAGGCCATCTGGCCTTTTTTCACCCCTAATCATCATCAATAACAACAAAACAACGGTGGTGGCAACGACTACGCGATAACAACGTTAAAGAAAGAAGCAcgcaaaagaagaagatgatgacgaCAATAacaaaggaggaggaagaagtaTCTACCTCCCTATgtacgaaaaagaagaagcacgGAAACCTagttaaaaaattgatttaaaaaatgcTTGAACGTCTAGCATTTTTCTTTCGAAAAAGCTTTGCAACAAAGCAAAATCTCTAATCAATTCCAATTAAGTACTATGTCGCACAATTAGTTAACGATTAATTTTGTTGTAACGGACACAGTTAAAAATTTCGGtgttaaaactaaaaaatttctatgccaaagttaaaaaattttggtgcttTCATCCTCATTgtcgtcgtcgtcgtcatcattatcatttttattcctcctcctcctcatttttttttcttattcattttctccttttttttttcactctctcatcattcttcttgttttatccttaacaaaaataaaaaaatgtaacaaaTCCCAAAAATTTAAGCTGATGGGAGAATGTAAtattaatggttatatctctaacattTGAATATCTTTTgggtttgtttaatttttgtatagacattttttctttatttgctttATACCATTTTTTAGGTTTCACCAAAGATTAAACTCTTgatattttgaatataaaattctaatattatgtCATGAAATCATTTATctcaaaaatttaaactgaCGAGAGAATGCAAtattaatgattatatctctaataaaaaaattaaacaaaaaaagaaaaatacatgctgcaaaaccattaaaaaaaagtataaaatataataataaaaaacaataaaaataaaacacctaaaaaaaagagaaaatattgaTACTAAAGAGCGTAAAATGTGCGTTAGTGAAAAGTTAAAATGTATAGCTAATATATTCTTATTAataaaactgatttttattgaatttagaTTGATTAATTAGATTTAGTTGTAAAGAAAGTTCTATAAATAGTGAGTGTTCTCTAAATATAAATTCTCAATTGAGTTCTtcttaaatatatatagaattttttttatgaaagaaGAGGGTGGGACCCATTAAAGCAAACCACTTGTGCACTTTGGATTTTGTTGTGGTTGACTAAATCATGTGCAGTATTGACTGTGTGTTCTATGATGTTGCCATCAAAATCTATACTTGATTACGGTCGGCAACAAGTTGGAACTCGCATGTTTCaaaattttccttctctttcttttggtATATCATATGAGTTTTCAGTAAAACTTTCTATAAGCGTGTTTTTGTTTAATAAGAGCATTGCATCAATCATAACGGATGAACAAACGTAGTTGCTTATGTCACAACTGGCAAACATTATTGTAATATCATGTGCAGTTTCATAAATCATAACACTTCTTTTAGTTTCATTATTCAATTGCAAGAAGCATATATGTACTCAAAGTATGTATAATTGCTTACTGGTATTTCAGTAGTTGTTAAAGCAAGCCAGGTGCATTTCAAAAGGTGCCGTAGGATTAATCTGATATGTACCACTAACTTATCTTTCATCgacattaatattaatattaattaatattaaagtaACAAAGTTTGATTTTACTTTGCATTAACCACAGTTGGCAActtgatatatataaatagtaaaGTGTTACagcacataaaaaaaaaacatatttaagcttttctttttaagattttctattATAAGTGTCTATTGTAAATAACTTTATAAATGCTTATTAAATTTAGAGACATAAAATTCGGTTGTTTGtaataaatacttttttaatttttgagttaTTTGTTTGGATTTCTttaaaaacagaaacaaaaaataaatagttttcttgcatttttgaGAAGTAGATAGAGACATAGAATCCGTTGAAGAGAGAAAAAATCTGCAAAAATGATTAAGATTATAAATTTATCtccatatttttttagaaaggcAAATATACTcatatagaaatataaaatcctAACCACTAGATAAGTCATTGTGAAATTTTTCTATTACACTCTTCTAAAAATgagattaaatatttttaaataaaatatcattaaaatttaaattaaaatttatctaattattttattttataccaataagtaaatatatagtaaaaacaattaaaaattaatgctacactaataataaaatttatcattttggTCAACAATCTATATAtcctaaatattaaataattttaaattctaactcCCAgccaatgagttataactcaaatgacatagtctcCTCATACTCAGCTAAGAGGTCGCGGATTTGAGTCTccatatttttagttaaaaaaaatttctaactcctaataatataaaaataaggtATTAGTTAAAAGTATTGATTAATATTGATAAACAAATATTAACCTCTTAACATTTCTCAAACAAtgatatcttttaattttataaagaatagtttttttctcaatgcatcACCATATATAATtgcaattttatataaaaaatacttatataTTTTTCCTTATATCTAACTAGTTAACTACTTCTGACTCcaatacttttataaaaatatctaaatgcagactatttttcatttttattttttactaaaaaa
This portion of the Arachis duranensis cultivar V14167 chromosome 6, aradu.V14167.gnm2.J7QH, whole genome shotgun sequence genome encodes:
- the LOC107493966 gene encoding uncharacterized protein LOC107493966, translating into MGNCLVVQENVVKIMKTDGKVLEYKAPIKVEQVLVDFSGHAVSDSLLRHLQPNTKLLGGSLYHLVPPPPPPPQQHSTPKSSKKVRFAEPEVQDVQESKVVTIKVVISKQQLRDMMQKGVVSVDKMLSMVHRENQGATDDDDDEEEGNRDFCDNAWKPPLESITEVN